In Bubalus kerabau isolate K-KA32 ecotype Philippines breed swamp buffalo chromosome 4, PCC_UOA_SB_1v2, whole genome shotgun sequence, one DNA window encodes the following:
- the LOC129650502 gene encoding 40S ribosomal protein S25-like translates to MPPKDDKKKKDAGKSAKKDKDPVNKSGGKAKKKWSTGKVQDKLNNLVLFDKATYDKLCKEVPNYKLITPAVVSERLKIRGSLARAALQELLSKGLIKLVSKHRAQVIYTRNTKGGDAPAAGEDA, encoded by the coding sequence ATGCCACCCAAGGACgacaagaagaagaaagatgCTGGAAAGTCAGCCAAGAAAGACAAAGATCCAGTGAACAAATCTGGGGGTAAGGCCAAAAAGAAGTGGTCCACAGGCAAAGTTCAGGACAAACTCAATAACCTAGTCTTGTTTGACAAAGCAACATATGACAAACTCTGTAAAGAAGTTCCCAACTATAAGCTTATAACTCCAGCTGTCGTCTCTGAGAGACTGAAGATTCGTGGTTCCCTGGCCAGAGCAGCCCTTCAGGAACTCCTTAGTAAAGGACTTATTAAACTGGTTTCAAAGCACAGAGCTCAAGTGATTTACACCAGAAACACCAAGGGTGGAGATGCCCCAGCTGCTGGTGAAGATGCATGA